The following are from one region of the Candidatus Methanosuratincola sp. genome:
- a CDS encoding universal stress protein: MEIKKILVPVDGSPVTVKVIDWACHFAKKFSSELILLHVVSIPPVSDVGGIQVAAKELEEAGQSILNSAVKAAEERSVSPTALLDFSVGNAGMRIVQIAKEKSADIIVIGARGQSRIRALLMGSVANSVVNNAPCPVFVVRTSADQDASVS; the protein is encoded by the coding sequence ATGGAGATAAAGAAAATACTCGTGCCCGTAGACGGTTCTCCTGTGACCGTCAAGGTAATAGACTGGGCCTGCCACTTCGCGAAAAAGTTCTCATCCGAGCTGATCCTGCTCCACGTGGTCTCTATCCCGCCGGTCTCTGACGTGGGCGGGATCCAGGTGGCTGCCAAGGAGCTGGAAGAGGCGGGTCAGTCGATACTCAACAGCGCCGTGAAAGCCGCCGAGGAGCGATCGGTCAGCCCGACCGCGTTACTCGACTTCTCGGTCGGGAACGCCGGGATGCGGATCGTCCAGATAGCCAAAGAGAAGTCGGCCGACATTATCGTGATAGGTGCGCGCGGGCAGAGCAGGATAAGGGCGCTGCTGATGGGCAGCGTCGCCAACAGCGTCGTGAACAACGCCCCTTGCCCGGTGTTCGTCGTGAGAACCTCTGCAGACCAGGACGCATCTGTATCGTAG
- a CDS encoding undecaprenyl-diphosphate phosphatase — MQAFSLAIVQGITEWLPISSSGHLVIIKEIWGVSAPISFDLTLHLGTLVAVCLYFRKDLLEIARSVFGLETKSEHFRTAVLVAVASVPAALAGYLLNDLFESLFHNLFAVGAGLLVTASTLLVSRIGKGGRRLDVARALLIGAFQAVAIAPGVSRSGMTISSALLSGVEKASAFRFSFLLSIPVILGAFLYELPGIQSASLGSEYAAGFLTSALVGYASIGIMRRAVLSNRLSLFSVYCALLGITLLVYSIL; from the coding sequence GTGCAGGCATTCTCCTTGGCTATAGTCCAAGGGATCACCGAATGGCTCCCGATATCCAGTTCAGGGCACCTGGTGATTATTAAGGAGATATGGGGGGTAAGCGCACCGATCTCATTCGATCTCACACTCCACCTTGGCACGCTCGTGGCCGTCTGCTTGTACTTCCGGAAAGATCTGCTCGAGATCGCCCGTTCCGTCTTCGGGCTGGAGACGAAGTCTGAGCACTTCAGGACAGCGGTGCTGGTTGCCGTCGCCTCGGTCCCGGCTGCCTTGGCTGGCTACCTCCTCAATGACCTCTTCGAAAGCCTCTTCCATAACCTCTTCGCAGTCGGGGCAGGTCTGCTCGTCACCGCCTCGACGCTCCTGGTCTCAAGAATAGGAAAGGGCGGGAGGCGGCTGGACGTTGCCAGGGCTCTGCTGATCGGGGCGTTCCAGGCGGTAGCGATCGCGCCGGGCGTATCACGGAGCGGGATGACTATATCCTCCGCCCTCCTCTCCGGCGTCGAGAAGGCATCAGCGTTTAGGTTTTCCTTCCTTCTCTCGATCCCAGTGATCCTCGGGGCTTTCCTCTACGAGCTCCCTGGAATCCAGTCCGCCTCTTTAGGGTCGGAATACGCCGCCGGCTTCTTGACATCCGCACTGGTGGGGTACGCGTCGATCGGGATCATGAGGCGGGCGGTCCTCTCCAACCGCCTGTCCTTGTTCTCGGTTTACTGCGCGCTACTCGGCATTACACTGCTCGTGTACTCGATTTTATGA
- a CDS encoding DUF134 domain-containing protein: MPRGFCERCRRGCVGRRPKNVHIAKMPAAEALVPVPEGSAPPIELDLAELEAMRLVELEKRSYDEAGMIMGVSRNTIWRLVESGKEKVISAFFEGRKIELHRL, encoded by the coding sequence ATGCCCAGAGGCTTTTGCGAGAGGTGCAGGAGGGGTTGCGTGGGCAGGAGGCCCAAGAACGTCCACATCGCTAAGATGCCAGCAGCAGAGGCTTTGGTGCCGGTCCCCGAAGGGAGTGCCCCTCCGATAGAGCTGGACCTGGCGGAGCTCGAGGCGATGCGCCTGGTGGAACTGGAGAAGCGCTCCTACGACGAGGCGGGGATGATCATGGGGGTGTCCAGGAACACCATATGGCGGCTGGTCGAGAGTGGGAAGGAGAAGGTCATCTCAGCCTTCTTCGAGGGCAGGAAGATCGAGCTGCATAGGCTCTGA